Proteins from a genomic interval of Candidatus Oleimmundimicrobium sp.:
- the rplF gene encoding 50S ribosomal protein L6 translates to MSRIGKLPVEIPAGVEVQIEGNTLTVKGPKGVLTKTFTSNVNICKEENKLSIKREFDSKEQRSLHGLIRSLVANMVKGVSVGFEKQLEIVGVGYKAVQKGNSLELQMGYSNPVLLELPKDVEVEIPVPTRVILKSINNEILGDFAAKIKAVRPVEPYKGKGIKYAGEYVRRKAGKTAK, encoded by the coding sequence ATGTCTAGGATAGGGAAGCTGCCTGTGGAGATCCCTGCGGGTGTGGAAGTGCAAATTGAAGGAAACACTCTTACAGTGAAAGGTCCCAAAGGAGTTTTAACTAAGACCTTCACGAGCAATGTAAATATTTGCAAAGAGGAAAATAAACTTAGCATTAAGAGAGAGTTTGATAGTAAAGAACAAAGATCGTTACACGGTTTAATCAGGAGCTTAGTGGCTAATATGGTTAAAGGTGTAAGCGTGGGTTTTGAAAAGCAACTTGAGATTGTAGGGGTGGGTTATAAGGCAGTTCAGAAGGGGAATAGTCTTGAACTTCAAATGGGTTATTCGAACCCGGTATTATTAGAGTTACCTAAAGACGTCGAGGTTGAAATCCCGGTTCCTACACGAGTGATTCTTAAAAGTATAAATAATGAGATACTGGGAGATTTTGCTGCTAAAATAAAAGCCGTTCGTCCGGTGGAACCTTACAAGGGTAAAGGGATTAAATATGCAGGAGAATATGTTCGCAGAAAAGCCGGGAAAACGGCGAAATAA
- the rpmC gene encoding 50S ribosomal protein L29 — translation MKVKELVNLKDEELQEKLKEAKNELFNLRFQLATGQLENHMKIREIKRNIARIQTVCRERELKEQKGA, via the coding sequence ATGAAAGTTAAAGAATTGGTTAATCTTAAAGACGAAGAGTTGCAAGAAAAGCTAAAAGAAGCGAAGAACGAACTGTTTAATTTGCGTTTTCAATTGGCAACGGGTCAGCTTGAAAACCACATGAAGATAAGAGAAATTAAGAGGAATATTGCTCGTATTCAAACTGTTTGTAGAGAGCGAGAGCTAAAAGAACAAAAAGGAGCATAA
- a CDS encoding type Z 30S ribosomal protein S14, whose product MAKKALVEKQKRKQKFAVREYTRCVRCGRPRGCFKKFKLCRICLRELAHKGEIPGLKKASW is encoded by the coding sequence GTGGCGAAAAAAGCTCTTGTTGAGAAACAAAAAAGAAAACAAAAGTTTGCAGTTCGCGAATACACAAGATGTGTTCGTTGCGGAAGACCGCGTGGTTGTTTCAAAAAGTTTAAACTTTGTCGAATTTGCTTAAGAGAATTAGCTCATAAAGGAGAAATCCCGGGGCTTAAAAAAGCAAGCTGGTAA
- the rplE gene encoding 50S ribosomal protein L5, producing the protein MPRLKVKYRKEIIPEFVKEFSLKNPMEVPRIVKIIVNVGAGEAIQNPKVIDHIVEDISIITGQRPAVTRAKKSIAGFKIRKGNPIGCKVTIRGDRMYEFLDRLLSLALPRIRDFRGLSPKSFDGQGNFTIGVDEQLIFPEIDYDKIDKVRGMDITIVTTAQNDEHGFALLKYFGFPFKKVS; encoded by the coding sequence ATTCCTCGTTTGAAAGTAAAATATAGGAAAGAGATAATTCCTGAGTTTGTAAAGGAGTTTTCCTTAAAAAATCCTATGGAGGTTCCTCGCATTGTAAAGATTATAGTAAACGTGGGAGCTGGTGAAGCAATTCAGAATCCCAAAGTCATTGACCATATAGTTGAAGATATTTCAATTATTACCGGTCAAAGGCCTGCCGTTACGAGAGCCAAGAAATCCATTGCTGGATTTAAAATTCGAAAAGGAAATCCCATCGGTTGTAAGGTTACAATTCGGGGAGACCGAATGTATGAATTTTTGGATCGTTTGCTTAGTTTGGCATTGCCGCGTATTCGAGATTTTAGAGGTCTTTCTCCAAAATCTTTTGATGGTCAGGGAAACTTTACTATAGGTGTTGATGAACAGCTAATTTTTCCTGAGATTGATTACGATAAGATAGATAAAGTTCGTGGAATGGATATAACTATTGTTACAACAGCTCAAAATGATGAGCACGGTTTTGCTTTATTAAAATATTTCGGATTTCCATTTAAGAAAGTTAGTTAA
- the rpsQ gene encoding 30S ribosomal protein S17 — MSERGLRKTRTGKVVSDKMDKSVVVVVERLTRHPLYKKIIKKTSKFKAHDDKNECRVGDIVEIMEVRPLSKTKRWRVVSVLEKAK; from the coding sequence ATGAGTGAACGTGGGTTACGAAAAACTAGAACAGGAAAAGTAGTAAGCGACAAGATGGATAAGAGCGTTGTGGTTGTTGTGGAAAGATTAACGCGGCATCCTTTATATAAAAAAATCATTAAAAAGACATCTAAGTTTAAAGCTCATGACGATAAAAATGAATGCAGAGTTGGAGATATTGTGGAGATAATGGAAGTGCGTCCATTAAGCAAAACCAAACGTTGGCGAGTGGTTTCAGTTTTAGAAAAGGCTAAATAA
- the rplN gene encoding 50S ribosomal protein L14, which yields MIQQETRLKVADNTGAKEMLCIKVLGGSKRRYASVGDVIVATVKVAIPGGSVKKSDIVRAVVVRTNKTIRRPDGSYIRFDDNAAVIIDAAKNPQGTRIFGPVARELRDKNFMKIVSLAPEVL from the coding sequence ATGATTCAACAAGAAACAAGACTTAAGGTTGCCGATAATACCGGAGCCAAAGAGATGTTATGTATTAAAGTATTGGGTGGCTCCAAAAGAAGATACGCGAGCGTGGGGGATGTAATTGTTGCTACCGTGAAAGTAGCTATTCCCGGAGGGTCGGTAAAGAAGAGTGATATTGTTCGTGCTGTTGTCGTTAGGACGAATAAAACAATAAGACGGCCGGATGGATCTTATATTAGGTTTGACGATAATGCAGCTGTTATTATTGATGCAGCTAAGAATCCACAGGGCACTAGAATTTTTGGACCGGTTGCTAGAGAATTAAGAGATAAAAATTTTATGAAAATAGTTTCTCTGGCACCCGAAGTACTATGA
- the rplX gene encoding 50S ribosomal protein L24 produces MSKLHVKKGDKVLVLAGKDVGKKGKVLRVFPRKERVIIEGLNLVKKNTRPTQTNPEGGIVEREGSINVSNVQLICPSCGAATRVEKRETGKGKIRVCKKCKQDIDK; encoded by the coding sequence ATGTCCAAGCTTCATGTTAAAAAAGGCGATAAAGTGTTGGTTCTAGCCGGAAAAGACGTAGGTAAAAAGGGGAAAGTTTTGAGAGTTTTTCCTCGAAAAGAACGAGTTATTATCGAAGGTTTAAACTTAGTTAAAAAAAACACGCGTCCGACTCAAACGAATCCTGAAGGAGGAATAGTTGAAAGAGAGGGCTCAATAAACGTTTCTAATGTTCAATTAATTTGTCCTAGCTGTGGCGCTGCTACTAGAGTTGAGAAGCGTGAGACCGGTAAGGGCAAGATAAGAGTATGCAAAAAATGTAAACAGGATATTGATAAATAG
- the rpsH gene encoding 30S ribosomal protein S8 has protein sequence MGMTDPIADMLTRVRNASNACHDVVDVPASKIKVEIAKVLKEEGYIDNYRAIKEKDSGKDMIRINLRYKKNHEKVITGIKRISKPGLRVYAKKDAIPRVLSGLGIAILSTPKGIVTDKKASAEEVGGEVICYVW, from the coding sequence ATGGGAATGACAGATCCTATTGCTGATATGCTTACAAGAGTTCGGAATGCAAGCAATGCTTGTCATGATGTTGTTGATGTACCAGCTTCAAAAATTAAAGTTGAGATAGCGAAGGTATTAAAAGAGGAAGGTTACATCGACAACTACAGAGCAATAAAAGAAAAAGATAGTGGAAAAGATATGATTCGAATAAATTTGCGTTATAAAAAGAATCACGAAAAAGTAATAACAGGCATAAAAAGAATTAGTAAGCCTGGATTGAGAGTGTACGCAAAAAAGGATGCAATCCCCAGAGTTTTGAGTGGGCTTGGGATAGCTATTTTAAGTACACCCAAAGGAATTGTGACTGATAAAAAAGCTTCTGCCGAAGAAGTGGGTGGCGAAGTAATTTGTTATGTATGGTAA